A section of the Enterococcus montenegrensis genome encodes:
- a CDS encoding ABC transporter ATP-binding protein, translating into MLTVKNLKKSFGDYTAVKDLSFEIQDGTIMGLIGQNGAGKTTTFRLILDFLTPDEGEILWNGEKISSKDYDIIGYLPEERGLYPKVTIEEQLIYFAELRGKKRKDIVPEIDKWMEKFEVKGKKTDKVKSLSKGNQQKVQLIATLIHEPKLVILDEPFSGLDPVNAELLKNGIIELRQKGACVIFSSHNMDNVEKICDHLIMLKNGETVLNGKVREIRESFGRSKLFLESSLSQGDVQAIEGVKEVVVQEDKSLAITLSNPDAGKEIFMRATQNGYIPMFNQQPPTLEEIFKWKAGDNHE; encoded by the coding sequence ATGCTAACGGTTAAAAATTTGAAAAAAAGTTTTGGGGATTATACCGCAGTAAAAGATTTATCCTTTGAAATACAAGACGGTACGATTATGGGGTTAATTGGGCAAAATGGGGCTGGTAAAACAACCACTTTTCGCTTGATTTTGGATTTTTTAACTCCTGATGAAGGTGAAATTTTATGGAATGGTGAAAAAATTAGTAGTAAAGATTATGACATTATTGGTTATCTGCCAGAAGAACGGGGACTTTATCCCAAGGTCACCATTGAAGAGCAATTGATTTACTTTGCGGAGCTAAGAGGGAAAAAACGCAAAGATATTGTTCCTGAAATTGACAAATGGATGGAAAAGTTTGAAGTGAAGGGAAAGAAAACCGATAAAGTCAAATCTTTGTCAAAAGGAAATCAACAAAAAGTACAGTTAATTGCAACCTTAATTCACGAACCAAAATTGGTTATTTTGGACGAGCCTTTCAGCGGGCTGGATCCAGTGAATGCTGAGTTATTAAAAAATGGTATCATCGAGTTACGCCAAAAAGGTGCGTGTGTCATCTTTTCAAGTCATAATATGGATAACGTTGAGAAGATTTGCGATCATTTGATTATGTTGAAAAATGGCGAAACAGTTTTAAACGGAAAAGTGCGGGAAATCAGAGAATCTTTTGGACGGAGTAAACTGTTTTTGGAGTCCTCCTTGTCACAAGGTGACGTTCAAGCCATTGAAGGCGTAAAAGAGGTCGTAGTCCAAGAAGACAAAAGTTTAGCCATCACATTATCCAATCCAGATGCAGGCAAAGAAATCTTTATGCGAGCGACTCAAAACGGCTATATTCCAATGTTTAATCAACAACCGCCAACCCTAGAGGAGATTTTCAAATGGAAAGCAGGTGACAATCATGAGTAA